The following proteins are co-located in the Pedobacter sp. FW305-3-2-15-E-R2A2 genome:
- a CDS encoding histidine kinase codes for MSKLSAKSNRIFRHQEFLFFVGLVLWIAILYNLEEADSSWSNYFKGILVFGMAQLPALLFSWHKAGLKARFSRKRYIGYWLICFGVCLPVSTLLTIWLKPWGFFEGVIFVSGISALVLEVILEVNRYYQLQVKHVNWLKRLDLDGAILLSLVLVSVMLGAMGVSSLEKPEYLEKGYLLIYLELNFRLIFHNFWTFLSYSFQFLLMYLCGYLLFYINSHFLVSRILKEQGRVMYALSLLATVALLYPVLGQFLISLPINSLMGETISSNPFKMENAFSAAGIMVVSLPIVLALQWARQNSRIVALEKEKTQTELDLLRQQLNPHFFFNTLNNLYALSLQQAKEAPESILQLSELMRYVIYRGKEDLVGIAEEVKYIQDYIQLQRLRLRRNLSLEFVIDIDNEAQPIAPLLLIIFVENAFKHGIEPAEEGAVLKLFLKCKAGVLYFSCENSFEQPAVGKTPGIGLINLERRLALLYPGEHLLKTEINKPIFKAELYLNLL; via the coding sequence ATGAGTAAATTATCAGCTAAATCAAACCGGATCTTCCGGCATCAGGAATTTCTTTTTTTTGTAGGTCTGGTCCTTTGGATTGCCATTCTTTACAACCTGGAAGAGGCCGATTCCAGCTGGAGCAACTATTTTAAAGGAATTCTTGTTTTTGGTATGGCTCAGCTTCCTGCACTGCTTTTCTCCTGGCATAAAGCCGGGTTAAAGGCCCGCTTCAGCAGGAAACGCTATATCGGTTATTGGCTGATTTGTTTTGGTGTTTGTCTGCCGGTCAGTACGCTCCTCACGATCTGGCTAAAACCCTGGGGCTTTTTTGAAGGCGTCATCTTTGTATCTGGTATTTCTGCACTGGTATTGGAAGTGATACTGGAGGTTAACCGTTACTATCAACTGCAGGTAAAGCATGTGAACTGGCTAAAAAGACTGGATCTGGACGGCGCCATCCTCCTCAGTCTGGTGTTGGTTTCGGTGATGCTGGGTGCAATGGGTGTTTCTTCACTGGAAAAGCCGGAGTACCTGGAAAAGGGTTACCTCCTGATTTACCTCGAACTGAACTTCCGCTTGATCTTCCATAACTTCTGGACTTTCCTGAGCTATAGCTTTCAGTTTCTATTGATGTACCTCTGTGGTTACCTGTTGTTTTATATCAACAGTCATTTTCTGGTTTCCAGAATTCTAAAAGAACAGGGAAGGGTGATGTATGCGTTGAGCCTATTGGCCACAGTAGCCCTTTTATATCCTGTCCTCGGGCAATTTCTAATCAGCCTGCCGATCAACAGCCTCATGGGAGAAACCATTTCCAGCAATCCTTTTAAAATGGAAAATGCGTTTTCAGCGGCAGGAATTATGGTGGTCAGTCTGCCCATCGTACTGGCCCTGCAATGGGCAAGGCAAAACAGCCGGATCGTTGCACTGGAAAAGGAAAAAACACAGACAGAGCTGGATTTGCTGAGACAACAGCTGAACCCGCATTTCTTCTTCAATACGCTGAATAACCTGTACGCATTAAGTCTGCAACAGGCAAAAGAAGCGCCGGAGAGCATTCTCCAGCTCTCTGAATTGATGCGTTACGTGATTTACAGAGGTAAAGAAGATCTGGTGGGAATTGCGGAAGAAGTAAAATATATCCAGGATTATATACAGTTGCAACGGCTAAGGCTGAGGAGGAACCTGAGCCTGGAATTTGTGATCGATATCGACAATGAAGCGCAGCCCATTGCACCCTTACTGTTGATCATTTTTGTAGAAAACGCTTTTAAGCATGGCATCGAGCCAGCAGAAGAGGGCGCGGTATTGAAGCTTTTCCTGAAATGTAAAGCCGGAGTACTTTATTTCAGCTGTGAAAATTCATTTGAGCAACCGGCAGTCGGAAAAACTCCGGGCATTGGTTTGATAAATCTGGAAAGAAGGCTGGCTTTGTTGTATCCTGGCGAACACCTGCTGAAAACAGAAATAAATAAACCTATTTTTAAGGCGGAATTATACCTGAACCTGTTATGA
- a CDS encoding LytTR family DNA-binding domain-containing protein — protein MSMRCLIVDDEPLAHDVILKYLSDVSFLANIGQCYRATEALEFLSKNTVDLIFLDIRMPKLNGLDFLRTLQQRPLIIITSAYEEHALESFDLDVCDYLLKPFHFDRFLKAVNRALAEHTLKSNAGTKTNVGTATASPVPNVATEPGQIYIKSDKKFVLLRLDEICYLESLGNYVKVWEEQRFLLTPRTLSSFESQLPAENFVRIHKSYILNKKFVHYIEGNTIYLKNATQLPLGKNYKHLLKQLIQG, from the coding sequence ATGAGCATGCGCTGTTTAATCGTTGATGATGAACCTCTGGCACACGATGTGATCTTGAAATACCTATCAGATGTCTCTTTTTTAGCGAACATCGGACAGTGTTACCGGGCGACAGAAGCGTTGGAGTTTTTAAGCAAGAATACGGTAGACCTCATTTTTCTGGATATCCGGATGCCTAAGCTGAATGGCCTGGATTTTTTAAGAACATTGCAACAGCGTCCCCTGATCATCATTACTTCTGCCTATGAAGAACATGCTTTGGAGAGTTTCGATCTGGATGTTTGTGACTATCTGTTAAAACCCTTTCACTTTGACCGCTTTTTAAAAGCCGTAAACCGGGCACTCGCAGAGCATACTTTAAAAAGTAACGCTGGAACAAAAACTAACGTTGGAACCGCAACAGCAAGCCCAGTTCCAAATGTGGCTACTGAACCCGGGCAGATCTATATCAAATCTGATAAGAAATTTGTGTTGCTTCGATTGGATGAAATCTGTTATCTGGAAAGCCTGGGGAACTATGTAAAGGTCTGGGAAGAACAACGGTTTCTACTTACGCCGAGAACCTTGAGTAGCTTTGAAAGTCAGCTGCCGGCTGAAAACTTTGTAAGGATTCATAAATCCTACATCTTAAACAAGAAGTTTGTGCATTATATTGAAGGAAACACCATATACCTTAAAAACGCGACGCAACTGCCTTTAGGGAAAAACTATAAACACCTGCTGAAACAACTAATCCAGGGATAA
- a CDS encoding DUF922 domain-containing protein: MSVSLKQIYIIGCSSIILAILNPRQVFSQQNNLDRITLRWDSFLKRSNSKRSYIAYTAHQTMHKYRATQRGNQLSLKFEVGVTLDTLQTFLDPNKLKSLDASGKKALLNHEQGHSDLAIIYGRMLYSRLSKGKYSIANYKNEVKNIYDSLMKELAGLHKKYDMETEHGQYEEEQQKWDLYFKKGLGRKF; the protein is encoded by the coding sequence ATGAGCGTTTCCCTTAAACAAATTTACATTATTGGATGTAGTAGCATCATTCTGGCAATTTTAAATCCCCGGCAAGTCTTTAGTCAGCAAAACAACCTGGACAGAATCACATTGAGATGGGATTCATTCCTTAAGCGGAGTAATAGTAAACGTAGTTACATTGCTTATACGGCACACCAGACGATGCATAAATATAGGGCCACACAACGTGGAAACCAGCTCTCTCTTAAATTTGAAGTAGGGGTTACATTGGATACGTTGCAAACCTTCCTGGATCCAAACAAATTAAAAAGTCTGGATGCTTCGGGTAAAAAAGCATTGTTAAATCATGAACAGGGACATTCAGATCTGGCCATTATCTATGGCAGAATGCTTTATAGCCGTTTATCTAAAGGAAAGTACAGCATCGCTAATTATAAGAATGAGGTGAAAAACATCTACGATTCCCTGATGAAGGAATTGGCCGGACTCCATAAAAAATATGATATGGAAACAGAGCACGGGCAATATGAAGAGGAGCAGCAGAAATGGGATTTGTATTTTAAGAAGGGATTAGGCCGAAAATTTTAG